A part of Aquibium oceanicum genomic DNA contains:
- a CDS encoding 2-keto-4-pentenoate hydratase, with product MAGAGEIAVEVLAALDEGRQVEPFSGRIAGFDNHAAYAVTAELRRLRSARGERPIGRKIGFTNRNIWAEYQVFEPIWGDVYDTVFREIPSGGTIRASHLPEPRIEPEIVLGIGRDLTADMSLEEVEASIDWVALGFEIVQSIFPGWRFAPSDCIADGGLHGGLHIGPKLEIAPADRPGLAARLAAVELELSCDGAVMDTGSGSNVLDGPVQALMHLAKVLDRDAHNPPLRAGEIVTTGTLTRAFPVFAGQQWSTSVSGGLPLEGLTAAIS from the coding sequence ATGGCCGGCGCCGGTGAGATCGCGGTGGAGGTTCTTGCCGCGCTGGATGAAGGCCGCCAGGTCGAGCCCTTCTCCGGGCGGATCGCCGGCTTCGACAACCATGCCGCCTATGCGGTCACGGCCGAACTGCGACGGCTCCGCTCGGCACGCGGCGAAAGGCCGATCGGGCGAAAGATCGGCTTCACCAACCGCAACATCTGGGCCGAGTACCAGGTCTTCGAGCCGATCTGGGGCGACGTCTACGACACGGTGTTCCGCGAGATTCCGTCGGGCGGCACCATCCGCGCCTCGCACCTGCCCGAGCCGCGCATCGAGCCGGAAATCGTGCTCGGGATCGGGCGCGACCTGACGGCCGACATGAGCCTGGAAGAGGTCGAGGCCTCCATCGACTGGGTGGCGCTTGGCTTCGAGATCGTGCAGTCGATCTTCCCCGGCTGGCGCTTCGCCCCCTCCGACTGCATCGCCGACGGCGGCCTGCACGGCGGGCTTCACATCGGGCCGAAGCTGGAGATCGCGCCGGCAGACAGGCCGGGTCTGGCGGCCCGGCTCGCCGCGGTGGAACTCGAACTCTCCTGCGACGGCGCGGTGATGGATACCGGTAGCGGCTCGAACGTGCTCGACGGACCGGTCCAGGCGCTGATGCATCTGGCGAAGGTGCTCGACCGCGACGCGCACAATCCGCCGCTTCGCGCTGGCGAGATCGTCACGACGGGAACCTTGACGCGCGCCTTCCCCGTGTTCGCGGGACAGCAATGGTCAACCAGCGTGTCGGGTGGTTTGCCGCTTGAAGGATTGACGGCCGCGATTTCCTGA
- the fsa gene encoding fructose-6-phosphate aldolase: MKFFADTADVKEIRELNDLGLLDGVTTNPSLILKSGGSIAEVTKEICSVVAGPVSAEVVATEYDEMMREANILSKIADNVCIKVPLTLDGLRACKAIRSDGRMVNVTLCFSANQALLAAKAGASFISPFIGRLDDIGLDGMELIAEIRTIYDNYDFPTEILAASARTVNHVKQAAMIGSDVVTAPPATLKALVKHPLTDKGLDAFLADWAKTGQKIG, translated from the coding sequence ATGAAATTCTTCGCCGACACCGCCGACGTGAAGGAGATCCGGGAACTGAACGATCTCGGCCTTCTGGACGGCGTCACGACGAACCCCTCGCTGATCCTCAAGTCCGGCGGCTCGATCGCCGAGGTGACGAAGGAAATCTGTTCCGTCGTCGCCGGCCCGGTCTCTGCCGAGGTGGTCGCCACCGAATACGACGAGATGATGCGCGAGGCGAACATCCTCTCGAAGATCGCGGACAATGTCTGCATAAAGGTACCGTTGACCCTCGACGGCCTGCGCGCCTGCAAGGCGATCCGCTCGGACGGGCGAATGGTCAACGTCACCCTGTGCTTCTCGGCCAACCAGGCACTGCTCGCCGCCAAGGCCGGCGCGAGCTTCATTTCGCCCTTCATCGGCCGGCTGGATGATATCGGTCTCGACGGCATGGAGCTGATCGCAGAGATTCGCACCATCTACGACAATTACGATTTCCCCACCGAGATCCTCGCCGCGTCGGCACGCACCGTGAACCACGTGAAGCAGGCCGCCATGATCGGCTCCGACGTGGTGACCGCCCCGCCGGCCACGCTCAAGGCGCTGGTCAAGCATCCGCTGACCGACAAGGGCCTCGACGCCTTCCTGGCGGACTGGGCCAAGACCGGCCAGAAGATCGGCTGA